One region of Streptomyces capillispiralis genomic DNA includes:
- a CDS encoding FHA domain-containing protein, with the protein MQIRLTVVDPLGPSSPARERAASCDVLVTAPAGTALAAVASALASAVAGGDGTSGSSGTPVLYAGDQRLDAQRCTLGEPPLIDGAVLAVGAPGEPEPHPELDDTPTRLHVVAGPDAGGVHLLHGGEIRIGRSADADVPLDDPDVSRLHCAVTVGSDGRVSVADLGSTNGTTLDGRRVGPRPVRLAPGALLRIGESALRLTPAAGPRARAATTPDGEGHVRVLGPRRGPDTGAPVHGPGAAPMAPTHHSYGSGGSWAAPARGAERDPGGAQDARDSLGSRATGDGRGDGSARGPQVPGQGGAPGIEHRGTGAGGRVVHTVARGDVPRFPDGRRVPQPPSSADRETHAGRSGVGPHPAEPGGATGHHPAGPAFDGGDPASGATAGRPGAGRAPGRDAGGPAVPPTDRTPAAPPDHRTAPSASPSPAPDHRTAPVPSPDPRTAPSPAPDRLTGPTTGPATGHMPAAPYGGEHSAAPYGGDHSVPHGEDRSTAPRPGTRKGTPVRGTDLPRPPAGRKRGGLTAWARRLAGGRQEPEAAAAAHGAADPGAVPETAPAAPAAPETWPDPATLLLTALGPGPRLWERGPGHPEALAVRLGTADRPAPDGSGLLPAVPVTTGLREVGALGLAGPRERLAGLARAVLAQLAALHSPDSLEIVLIAADPSRPLAERTAEWSWLGWLPHVRPGHGQDCRLLLAHDPEQATARAEELLRRLADHDHAAAAGPAAPLIPVARDGGPYTVVVVDGDPGAPDVREAVARLALEGPRAGIHLLCLAETAAASPASPVTETYEAACAVAPAFRSCGAVALLSGDVATALRLLRVAATGAGTVPGPVGHGTLATVDAVSPAWAERFARALAPLRTDGTGAERHARVSAPLPQSARLLDELGLARATPASLMARWADAADDTEALGGRVTAILGAGPRGPVTADLAADGPHLLVEGPPGSGRTELLRALVASLAAAERPDRLGIVLVDGRGTPAAGAPHGEGLRVCTDVPHVTTHLSANDPVRMREFAQSLSAELKRRAELLGRSDFAEWHTGRTLSDRMVAQRTAASRTAGAGEQNGDLDTPPSSTLRLRPGADRRKTQAAPPLPRLVVVVDDLDALVSPALGSPGRPAAGSVLRALEAVARDGERLGVHLVSATGPCARTARTEPARQASLRVTLDAPVTGGGPEDPAPGRGRLAHPDGRETAFQGGRVTGRIPRTATLRPTVVPLEWHRMGDPPARRQVRELGNGPTDLALLASALERAARQVSAAEVPSLL; encoded by the coding sequence ATGCAGATCCGGCTGACCGTCGTAGACCCGCTCGGCCCCTCCTCCCCCGCGCGGGAGCGGGCCGCGAGCTGCGACGTACTGGTCACGGCGCCCGCGGGCACGGCCCTGGCCGCCGTCGCCTCCGCCCTGGCCTCCGCGGTCGCCGGCGGGGACGGCACCTCCGGCTCCTCGGGCACTCCGGTGCTGTACGCCGGTGACCAGCGGCTGGACGCCCAGCGGTGCACGCTCGGCGAGCCGCCGCTGATCGACGGCGCGGTGCTGGCCGTGGGCGCCCCGGGCGAGCCCGAGCCGCATCCCGAGCTGGACGACACCCCGACCCGGCTGCATGTCGTCGCCGGTCCCGACGCGGGCGGTGTGCACCTGCTGCACGGCGGGGAGATCCGCATAGGCCGGTCCGCCGACGCCGATGTGCCGCTCGACGACCCCGACGTCTCCCGGCTGCACTGCGCGGTGACGGTCGGCTCCGACGGCCGCGTCTCGGTCGCCGACCTCGGCTCCACCAACGGCACCACGCTGGACGGGCGGCGGGTGGGTCCGCGCCCGGTCCGGCTGGCCCCGGGAGCGCTCCTGCGCATCGGTGAGTCGGCCCTGCGCCTGACCCCGGCCGCGGGCCCCCGGGCGCGGGCGGCCACCACGCCGGACGGGGAGGGGCACGTCCGGGTGCTGGGCCCGCGGCGCGGCCCGGACACCGGCGCGCCCGTCCACGGGCCCGGGGCGGCACCGATGGCGCCCACCCATCACTCGTACGGCTCCGGCGGTTCCTGGGCCGCCCCCGCGCGGGGCGCGGAACGGGACCCGGGGGGCGCGCAGGACGCCCGCGACTCCCTCGGCTCCCGTGCGACCGGGGACGGTCGGGGCGACGGCTCGGCGCGGGGGCCGCAGGTGCCGGGGCAGGGCGGCGCGCCCGGGATCGAGCACCGCGGGACCGGCGCCGGAGGGCGCGTGGTGCACACGGTCGCCCGGGGTGACGTACCCCGCTTCCCCGACGGGCGCCGCGTCCCGCAGCCGCCGTCGTCCGCCGACCGGGAGACGCACGCCGGACGCTCCGGAGTGGGCCCGCACCCTGCGGAGCCGGGCGGCGCCACCGGACATCATCCCGCCGGTCCCGCCTTCGACGGGGGCGATCCGGCCTCCGGGGCCACTGCGGGCCGCCCGGGCGCCGGCCGCGCTCCGGGCCGTGACGCCGGCGGTCCGGCCGTCCCGCCGACCGATCGGACCCCCGCCGCCCCGCCGGACCACCGCACCGCGCCCTCCGCCTCACCGTCACCCGCCCCGGACCATCGCACCGCGCCCGTCCCCTCACCCGACCCGCGCACCGCACCCTCCCCCGCCCCCGACCGTCTCACCGGACCCACCACGGGCCCCGCCACCGGTCACATGCCCGCCGCCCCGTACGGCGGGGAACACTCCGCCGCCCCCTACGGCGGGGACCACTCCGTCCCCCACGGCGAGGACCGCTCCACCGCCCCCCGCCCCGGCACCCGCAAGGGCACCCCCGTCCGCGGTACCGACCTCCCCCGGCCGCCCGCCGGACGCAAGCGCGGCGGGCTCACCGCCTGGGCGCGGCGGCTGGCCGGCGGACGGCAGGAACCGGAGGCCGCGGCGGCCGCGCACGGCGCGGCGGACCCCGGTGCCGTGCCCGAAACCGCCCCGGCCGCCCCCGCCGCGCCCGAGACCTGGCCCGACCCCGCCACGCTGCTGCTGACCGCGCTGGGCCCCGGACCCCGGCTGTGGGAGCGCGGCCCTGGCCACCCGGAGGCACTGGCGGTGCGGCTCGGCACGGCGGACCGGCCCGCGCCGGACGGCTCCGGTCTGCTGCCCGCCGTACCCGTCACCACGGGGCTGCGCGAGGTCGGCGCGCTGGGGCTGGCCGGCCCGCGCGAGCGGCTCGCCGGACTGGCCCGCGCGGTGCTGGCCCAGCTCGCCGCGCTGCACTCCCCCGACTCCCTGGAGATCGTGCTGATCGCCGCGGACCCCTCCCGGCCCCTGGCGGAGCGCACCGCCGAGTGGTCCTGGCTGGGCTGGCTGCCGCACGTGCGCCCCGGCCACGGCCAGGACTGCCGCCTGCTGCTCGCCCACGACCCCGAGCAGGCCACGGCCCGCGCGGAGGAACTGCTGCGCCGGCTGGCGGACCACGACCACGCGGCCGCGGCCGGCCCGGCCGCCCCCCTCATACCGGTGGCCCGGGACGGGGGGCCGTACACCGTGGTCGTCGTGGACGGCGATCCGGGCGCCCCCGATGTGCGCGAGGCCGTGGCACGGCTGGCGCTGGAGGGGCCGCGGGCCGGGATCCACCTGCTGTGCCTCGCCGAGACCGCCGCCGCCTCCCCGGCGTCCCCGGTGACGGAGACGTACGAGGCGGCCTGCGCGGTGGCGCCGGCGTTCCGGTCGTGCGGGGCGGTCGCCCTGCTCAGCGGGGACGTGGCGACCGCGCTGCGGCTGCTGCGAGTGGCCGCGACCGGCGCGGGGACGGTGCCCGGCCCCGTCGGGCACGGCACCCTCGCCACCGTCGACGCGGTCTCCCCCGCCTGGGCCGAGCGGTTCGCGCGGGCGCTGGCCCCGCTGCGCACGGACGGCACCGGCGCCGAGCGGCACGCGCGTGTGTCGGCGCCGTTGCCGCAGTCGGCGCGGCTGCTGGACGAGCTGGGCCTGGCCCGGGCCACCCCCGCCTCGCTGATGGCCCGTTGGGCGGACGCGGCGGACGACACGGAGGCGCTCGGCGGACGCGTCACCGCCATACTGGGCGCCGGACCGCGCGGCCCCGTCACCGCCGACCTCGCCGCCGACGGACCGCACCTGCTGGTCGAGGGGCCGCCCGGCAGCGGCCGTACGGAACTGCTGCGGGCCCTCGTCGCCTCGCTGGCCGCCGCCGAGCGTCCCGACCGGCTGGGCATCGTGCTGGTCGACGGCCGGGGCACCCCGGCGGCGGGCGCCCCGCACGGTGAGGGCCTGCGGGTCTGCACGGACGTACCGCACGTCACCACGCACCTCTCCGCCAACGACCCGGTGCGGATGCGGGAATTCGCGCAGTCCCTGAGCGCCGAGCTGAAGCGGCGGGCGGAGCTGCTGGGCCGGTCGGACTTCGCGGAGTGGCACACCGGCCGCACCCTGTCGGACCGCATGGTCGCCCAGCGCACGGCCGCCTCCCGCACGGCGGGGGCCGGTGAGCAGAACGGCGACCTCGACACCCCGCCCAGTTCGACGCTGCGGCTGCGGCCGGGAGCGGACCGGCGCAAGACGCAGGCCGCGCCGCCGCTGCCCCGGCTGGTGGTGGTCGTGGACGACCTGGACGCGCTGGTCTCCCCGGCGCTCGGCTCCCCGGGGCGGCCCGCGGCCGGTTCGGTGCTGCGGGCCCTGGAGGCGGTGGCGCGCGACGGCGAGCGGCTGGGCGTGCACCTGGTGTCGGCCACCGGCCCCTGCGCCCGGACGGCGCGGACCGAGCCGGCCCGGCAGGCGTCGCTGCGGGTCACGCTGGACGCGCCGGTGACCGGGGGCGGCCCGGAGGACCCGGCGCCCGGGCGGGGGCGGCTGGCCCACCCGGACGGGCGGGAGACGGCGTTCCAGGGCGGCCGGGTCACCGGCCGCATCCCCCGGACGGCGACCCTGCGGCCGACGGTCGTCCCTCTGGAGTGGCACCGCATGGGCGACCCCCCGGCCCGCCGCCAGGTCCGCGAACTCGGCAACGGGCCCACCGATCTGGCCCTGCTCGCCAGCGCGTTGGAGCGGGCGGCCCGCCAGGTGTCGGCGGCGGAGGTCCCGTCGCTGCTCTGA
- a CDS encoding S41 family peptidase, protein MSGRDPFCQPRRIRRGAALTLVFAGVLVAGAATGNLPGTDREPTADGARPAEPVGHHADVARAAEEAAAEGASPLEAARRAVSRSGDRWAAVYSPAEYEEFEDALDGRYTGVGLWARERDGRIEVTKVGGGTPAAGAGIRAGDRLRSVDGKPVDGRPVTEVVSLLRGDTTGEPAGTTVRLGLERGTRAWHETLRRARLSRDTVTVRELASRATVIKVGAFTKGSGEQVRTAVRRAPAGSGIVLDLRGNPGGLVAEAVTAASAFLDGGLVATYDVEGEQRALHAEPGGDTARPLVALVDGGTMSAAELLTGALKDRGRAVVVGSRTFGKGSVQMPTPLPDGSVAELTVGHYRTPSGREVDGRGLTPDLEAGEQALQRAETVLGGLGR, encoded by the coding sequence ATGTCAGGTCGTGACCCGTTCTGTCAGCCCCGCCGGATCCGCCGCGGGGCCGCCCTGACCTTGGTGTTCGCCGGCGTGCTGGTCGCCGGTGCCGCCACGGGCAACCTGCCCGGGACCGACCGCGAGCCCACGGCGGACGGGGCCCGTCCGGCCGAACCCGTCGGCCACCACGCCGACGTCGCCCGGGCCGCCGAGGAGGCCGCCGCCGAGGGCGCGTCCCCCCTGGAGGCCGCCCGACGGGCCGTCAGCCGCAGCGGGGACCGCTGGGCGGCCGTCTACTCGCCCGCCGAGTACGAGGAGTTCGAGGACGCCCTGGACGGCCGGTACACCGGCGTCGGCCTGTGGGCCCGCGAGCGCGACGGCCGGATCGAGGTGACCAAGGTGGGCGGCGGCACCCCCGCGGCCGGTGCCGGGATCCGCGCGGGCGACCGGCTGCGCAGCGTCGACGGGAAGCCGGTCGACGGACGGCCCGTCACCGAGGTCGTCTCCCTGCTGCGCGGCGACACCACCGGCGAACCCGCCGGCACCACCGTCCGCCTCGGCCTGGAGCGCGGCACGCGCGCGTGGCACGAGACCCTGCGCCGCGCCCGCCTGTCCCGGGACACGGTCACCGTCCGCGAGCTGGCCTCCCGCGCCACCGTCATCAAGGTCGGCGCCTTCACCAAGGGCTCGGGCGAGCAGGTCCGCACCGCCGTGCGCCGGGCCCCGGCCGGCTCCGGGATCGTGCTCGACCTGCGGGGCAACCCCGGCGGCCTGGTCGCCGAGGCGGTCACCGCGGCCTCCGCCTTCCTCGACGGCGGGCTGGTCGCCACGTACGACGTCGAGGGCGAGCAGCGCGCCCTGCATGCCGAGCCGGGCGGCGACACCGCCAGACCCCTGGTCGCGCTCGTCGACGGCGGCACGATGAGCGCGGCCGAACTGCTCACCGGCGCCCTCAAGGACCGCGGCCGGGCGGTCGTCGTGGGTTCCCGCACCTTCGGCAAGGGGTCGGTGCAGATGCCCACCCCGCTGCCCGACGGCTCCGTCGCCGAGCTGACCGTCGGCCACTACCGGACCCCCTCCGGCCGGGAGGTCGACGGCCGCGGCCTCACCCCCGACCTGGAGGCCGGCGAACAGGCGCTCCAGCGGGCCGAGACGGTCCTCGGCGGCCTGGGCCGGTAG
- the ftsX gene encoding permease-like cell division protein FtsX, protein MRAQFVLSEIGVGLRRNLTMTFAVVVSVALSLALFGGSLLMSDQVNSMKGYWYDKVNVSIFLCNKSDAESDPHCAKGAVTDDQKGQIKADLEKMSVVDTVTYESQDEAYKHYKEQFGDSPLASSLTPDQMQESYRIKLKDPEKYQVIATAFDGRDGVQSVQDQKGILDNLFELLNGMNWAARAVMALMLVVALMLIVNTVRVSAFSRRRETGIMRLVGASGFYIQAPFIMEAAVAGLIGGTLACGFLLVARYFIIDHGLALSEKLNLINFIGWDAVLTKLPLILATSLLMPALAAFFALRKYLKV, encoded by the coding sequence ATGCGCGCCCAGTTCGTCCTGTCGGAGATCGGCGTCGGTCTCCGCCGCAACCTGACGATGACCTTCGCGGTCGTCGTCTCCGTCGCCCTGTCGCTCGCCCTGTTCGGCGGGTCGCTCCTGATGAGCGACCAGGTCAACAGCATGAAGGGCTACTGGTACGACAAGGTCAACGTCTCCATCTTCCTGTGCAACAAGAGTGACGCCGAGTCCGACCCCCACTGCGCCAAGGGCGCGGTGACCGACGACCAGAAGGGCCAGATCAAGGCCGACCTGGAGAAGATGTCGGTCGTCGACACGGTGACGTACGAGTCGCAGGACGAGGCGTACAAGCACTACAAGGAGCAGTTCGGCGACTCGCCGCTGGCCAGCTCCCTCACGCCGGACCAGATGCAGGAGTCGTACCGCATCAAGCTGAAGGACCCGGAGAAGTACCAGGTCATCGCGACCGCCTTCGACGGGCGGGACGGCGTGCAGTCGGTGCAGGACCAGAAGGGCATCCTGGACAACCTCTTCGAGCTGCTGAACGGCATGAACTGGGCCGCCCGCGCGGTGATGGCCCTGATGCTGGTGGTGGCCCTGATGCTGATCGTGAACACGGTGCGCGTCTCCGCGTTCAGCCGCCGGCGCGAGACCGGCATCATGCGGCTGGTCGGTGCCTCCGGCTTCTACATCCAGGCGCCGTTCATCATGGAGGCCGCGGTCGCCGGGCTCATCGGCGGCACGCTCGCGTGCGGATTCCTGCTCGTCGCGCGGTACTTCATCATCGACCACGGACTGGCCCTGTCCGAGAAACTGAACCTGATCAACTTCATCGGCTGGGACGCCGTACTGACGAAGCTGCCGCTCATCCTCGCGACCAGTCTGCTGATGCCCGCGTTGGCCGCTTTCTTCGCGTTGCGCAAGTATCTGAAGGTGTGA
- the ftsE gene encoding cell division ATP-binding protein FtsE: MIRFDNVSKAYPKQNRPALRDVSLEVEKGEFVFLVGSSGSGKSTFLRLILREERASHGQVHVLGKDLARVSNWKVPQIRRQLGTVFQDFRLLPNKTVAENVAFAQEVIGKSRGEIRKSVPQVLDLVGLGGKEDRMPGELSGGEQQRVAIARAFVNRPKLLICDEPTGNLDPQTSVGIMKLLDRINRTGTTVVMATHDQNIVDQMRKRVIELEKGRLVRDQARGVYGYQH, encoded by the coding sequence GTGATCCGATTCGACAACGTGTCCAAGGCCTACCCCAAGCAGAACCGTCCTGCACTCAGGGATGTCTCCCTGGAAGTGGAGAAGGGCGAGTTCGTGTTCCTCGTGGGGTCCTCCGGCTCCGGAAAGTCCACCTTCCTGCGGCTGATCCTCCGCGAGGAGCGGGCCAGCCACGGACAGGTGCACGTCCTGGGCAAGGACCTCGCCCGCGTCTCCAACTGGAAGGTGCCGCAGATCCGGCGCCAGCTGGGGACGGTGTTCCAGGACTTCCGCCTGCTGCCGAACAAGACGGTCGCCGAGAACGTCGCCTTCGCGCAGGAGGTCATCGGCAAGTCGCGCGGCGAGATCCGCAAGTCCGTGCCGCAGGTGCTCGACCTCGTCGGGCTCGGCGGCAAGGAGGACCGCATGCCGGGCGAGCTCTCCGGCGGTGAGCAGCAGCGCGTGGCCATCGCGCGGGCCTTCGTCAACCGGCCCAAGCTGCTCATCTGCGACGAGCCCACCGGCAACCTCGACCCGCAGACCTCCGTCGGCATCATGAAGCTGCTCGACCGCATCAACCGGACGGGCACCACCGTGGTGATGGCGACGCACGACCAGAACATCGTGGACCAGATGCGCAAGCGCGTCATCGAGCTGGAGAAGGGCCGTCTCGTCCGCGACCAGGCACGCGGCGTCTACGGCTACCAGCACTGA
- a CDS encoding serine/threonine-protein kinase, with the protein MARRIGSRYTAHQILGRGSAGTVWLGEGPDGPVAIKLLREDLSSDQELVGRFVQERTALLGLEHPHVVSVRDLVVDGNDLALVMDLVRGTDLRTRLDRDRRLAPEAAVAIAADVADGLAAAHAAGVVHRDVKPENVLLDMQGPLGPGGSHRALLTDFGVAKLIDTPRRTRATKIIGTPDYLAPEIVEGLPPRASVDIYALATVLYELLAGFTPFGGGHPGAVLRRHVTETVVPLPGIPDELWQLLVQCLAKAPASRLRASELGARLRELLPMLEGMPPLDVDEPETEPAEEAADDTPQSAPPPAAGKPVRRRGAVPLVPGARPADSNRDTHTSMRVPAPDELAGGARGTARAPRAAGSPRPGSARNRAVTRRRRLALAVAAVVLAAAGVGTWLAAADDDTAPPQDSGNSAPATP; encoded by the coding sequence TTGGCACGGAGAATCGGCAGCCGGTACACCGCCCACCAGATCCTCGGGCGGGGCAGCGCCGGGACGGTGTGGCTGGGCGAGGGCCCCGACGGGCCCGTCGCCATCAAGCTGCTGCGTGAGGATCTCTCCTCGGACCAGGAGCTCGTCGGCCGCTTCGTGCAGGAGCGGACGGCGCTGCTCGGTCTGGAGCACCCGCACGTCGTCTCGGTGCGCGACCTGGTGGTCGACGGCAACGACCTCGCGCTGGTCATGGACCTCGTCCGGGGCACGGACCTGCGCACCCGCCTCGACCGGGACCGCAGGCTCGCCCCGGAGGCCGCGGTGGCGATCGCCGCCGACGTCGCCGACGGGCTGGCGGCGGCCCACGCGGCGGGCGTCGTGCACCGGGACGTGAAGCCGGAGAACGTGCTGCTGGACATGCAGGGCCCGCTCGGTCCCGGAGGCTCGCACCGCGCCCTGCTCACCGACTTCGGCGTGGCGAAACTCATCGACACCCCGCGCCGCACCCGCGCCACGAAGATCATCGGGACGCCGGACTACCTGGCCCCGGAGATCGTGGAGGGCCTGCCGCCGCGCGCGTCGGTGGACATCTACGCGCTGGCCACGGTCCTCTACGAGCTGCTCGCGGGCTTCACGCCGTTCGGCGGCGGCCACCCGGGCGCCGTCCTGCGCCGCCACGTCACCGAGACGGTCGTCCCGCTCCCGGGCATCCCGGACGAGCTGTGGCAGCTGCTGGTGCAGTGCCTGGCGAAGGCCCCCGCGTCGCGGCTGCGCGCCTCGGAGCTGGGCGCGCGGCTGCGGGAGCTGCTGCCGATGCTGGAGGGGATGCCGCCGCTCGACGTGGACGAGCCGGAGACGGAACCGGCGGAGGAGGCGGCGGACGACACCCCGCAGTCCGCCCCGCCCCCGGCCGCCGGGAAGCCGGTGCGCCGCCGTGGCGCGGTCCCGCTGGTGCCGGGCGCCAGGCCGGCCGACTCCAACCGCGACACCCATACGTCGATGCGGGTGCCCGCCCCCGACGAGCTGGCCGGCGGCGCCCGCGGCACCGCCCGCGCACCCCGCGCGGCGGGCTCCCCGCGCCCCGGCTCGGCCCGCAACCGCGCGGTCACCCGCCGGCGCCGGCTGGCCCTCGCCGTGGCGGCGGTGGTCCTGGCGGCGGCGGGCGTGGGCACCTGGCTGGCCGCCGCGGACGACGACACCGCGCCCCCGCAGGACTCCGGGAACTCGGCCCCGGCCACCCCCTGA
- a CDS encoding serine/threonine-protein kinase, which yields MRPVGSKYLLEEPLGRGATGTVWRARQRETAGAEAAVPGQPGETVAIKVLKEELANDADVVMRFLRERSVLLRLTHPNIVRVRDLVVEGDLLALVMDLIDGPDLHRHLRENGPFTPVAAALLTAQIADALGASHADGVVHRDLKPANVLLRQQGGEMHPMLTDFGIARLADSPGLTRTHEFVGTPAYIAPESAEGRPQTSAVDIYGAGILLYELVTGRPPFSGGSALEVLHQHLSAEPRRPSTVPDPLWTVIERCLRKNPDERPSAENLARGLRVVADGIGVHANSGQIAAAENVGVLLAPDPAPAPVPGVPGGDADPTQVLPHGAGAYDPNGATSVLPQTGGPAGAADPTAVLPPVPPGQPGQSGGPGPEDPHPWQNQLRAARDRNEQTQVQYLDPNQDPLRRRPQRQVARPQQQPPQGRPQPQPGPGYGHPQQHQQQHQPQQYAPPQPPPQPQRPRQPQPQRYAPAPEPQAPARAPRQRGANPMRIPGLGCLKGCLFTIVILFVAGWLIWELSPLQDWIGTGKGYWEQLSDWFGTVTGWIDELGGPSEPSGTSGTN from the coding sequence GTGCGGCCAGTCGGCAGCAAGTACCTGCTCGAGGAGCCGCTCGGACGCGGCGCCACGGGCACCGTCTGGCGAGCCCGCCAGCGCGAGACCGCGGGTGCCGAGGCGGCCGTGCCCGGACAGCCCGGCGAGACCGTCGCGATCAAGGTCCTCAAGGAGGAGCTCGCCAACGACGCCGACGTCGTGATGCGGTTCCTGCGCGAGCGGTCCGTGCTGCTGCGGCTCACCCACCCCAACATCGTCCGGGTCCGCGACCTGGTGGTCGAGGGCGATCTGCTGGCCTTGGTCATGGACCTCATCGACGGTCCCGACCTGCACCGCCACCTGCGCGAGAACGGCCCGTTCACCCCCGTGGCCGCCGCGTTGCTGACCGCGCAGATCGCCGACGCGCTCGGCGCCAGCCACGCCGACGGCGTGGTCCACCGCGACCTGAAGCCCGCCAACGTCCTGCTCAGGCAGCAGGGCGGCGAGATGCACCCGATGCTGACCGACTTCGGCATCGCCCGCCTCGCCGACTCCCCGGGCCTGACCCGCACCCACGAGTTCGTCGGCACGCCCGCCTACATCGCCCCCGAGTCCGCCGAGGGCCGCCCGCAGACCTCCGCCGTGGACATCTACGGCGCCGGCATCCTGCTGTACGAGCTGGTCACCGGCCGTCCGCCGTTCTCCGGCGGCTCCGCGCTGGAGGTGCTGCACCAGCACCTGAGCGCCGAACCGCGCCGCCCCTCCACGGTCCCCGACCCGCTGTGGACGGTCATCGAGCGCTGCCTGCGCAAGAACCCCGACGAGCGGCCCAGCGCCGAGAACCTCGCCCGCGGCCTGCGCGTCGTCGCCGACGGCATCGGCGTGCACGCGAACTCGGGGCAGATCGCCGCCGCCGAGAACGTCGGTGTGCTCCTCGCCCCCGACCCGGCCCCCGCGCCGGTGCCGGGCGTGCCCGGCGGCGACGCCGACCCGACGCAGGTGCTGCCGCACGGCGCGGGCGCCTACGACCCCAACGGCGCCACCAGCGTCCTGCCCCAGACCGGCGGACCGGCCGGCGCCGCCGACCCCACCGCCGTGCTGCCGCCGGTGCCGCCCGGGCAGCCGGGGCAGTCCGGCGGGCCCGGCCCCGAGGACCCGCACCCCTGGCAGAACCAGCTGCGCGCGGCCCGCGACCGCAACGAGCAGACCCAGGTCCAGTACCTCGACCCGAACCAGGACCCGCTGCGCCGCCGCCCCCAGCGGCAGGTCGCCCGGCCCCAGCAGCAGCCGCCGCAGGGACGCCCCCAGCCGCAGCCCGGCCCCGGCTACGGCCACCCGCAGCAGCACCAGCAGCAGCACCAGCCGCAGCAGTACGCCCCGCCCCAGCCGCCACCGCAGCCCCAGCGGCCCCGGCAGCCGCAGCCCCAGCGGTACGCGCCGGCGCCGGAGCCGCAGGCCCCGGCCCGTGCGCCGCGGCAGCGCGGCGCCAACCCGATGCGGATCCCCGGCCTCGGCTGCCTCAAGGGCTGCCTGTTCACGATCGTCATCCTGTTCGTCGCGGGATGGCTGATCTGGGAGCTGAGCCCGCTCCAGGACTGGATCGGCACCGGCAAGGGCTACTGGGAGCAGCTCTCCGACTGGTTCGGCACGGTGACCGGCTGGATCGACGAGCTGGGCGGCCCCTCGGAGCCCTCGGGAACCTCCGGGACGAACTGA
- the prfB gene encoding peptide chain release factor 2 → MAVVDVSEELKSLSSTMESIEAVLDLDKLRADIAVLEEQAAAPSLWDNPDEAQKITSKLSHLQAEVRKTEALRGRIDDLAVLFEMAEEEDDPDTRAEAESELVLVKKALDEMEVRTLLSGEYDSREALVNIRAEAGGVDAADFAEKLQRMYLRWAEQKGYKTELIETSYAEEAGIKSTTFSVQAPYAYGTLSVEQGTHRLVRISPFDNQGRRQTSFAGVEILPVVEQTDHIEIDESELRVDVYRSSGPGGQGVNTTDSAVRLTHLPTGIVVSCQNERSQIQNKATAMNVLQAKLLERRRQEEQAKMDALKGDGGNSWGNQMRSYVLHPYQMVKDLRTEHEVGNPESVFNGEIDGFLEAGIRWRKQQEK, encoded by the coding sequence GTGGCAGTCGTCGATGTATCCGAAGAGCTCAAGTCCCTCTCCTCGACCATGGAGTCGATCGAGGCCGTTCTGGACCTCGACAAGCTGAGGGCAGACATCGCCGTGCTCGAGGAGCAGGCGGCCGCGCCGTCCCTGTGGGACAACCCGGACGAGGCGCAGAAGATCACCAGCAAGCTGTCCCACCTCCAGGCCGAGGTGCGCAAGACCGAGGCGCTGCGCGGACGGATCGACGATCTCGCCGTGCTCTTCGAGATGGCCGAGGAGGAGGACGACCCGGACACCCGCGCGGAGGCCGAGTCGGAGCTCGTCCTCGTCAAGAAGGCGCTGGACGAGATGGAGGTCCGCACGCTGCTCAGCGGCGAGTACGACTCCCGCGAGGCGCTGGTCAACATCCGCGCCGAGGCCGGCGGCGTCGACGCGGCCGACTTCGCCGAGAAGCTGCAGCGGATGTACCTGCGCTGGGCGGAGCAGAAGGGCTACAAGACCGAGCTGATCGAGACGTCGTACGCGGAGGAGGCCGGCATCAAGTCGACCACCTTCTCCGTCCAGGCGCCCTACGCCTACGGCACCCTCTCCGTGGAGCAGGGCACGCACCGCCTCGTGCGCATCTCGCCCTTCGACAACCAGGGCCGCCGCCAGACCTCCTTCGCGGGCGTCGAGATCCTCCCCGTGGTCGAGCAGACCGACCACATCGAGATCGACGAGTCCGAGCTGCGGGTGGACGTGTACCGGTCGTCCGGTCCCGGCGGTCAGGGCGTGAACACCACCGACTCCGCGGTGCGGCTCACCCACCTCCCCACCGGCATCGTGGTCTCCTGCCAGAACGAGCGCTCCCAGATCCAGAACAAGGCCACCGCGATGAACGTCCTCCAGGCCAAGCTCCTGGAGCGGCGCCGCCAGGAGGAGCAGGCCAAGATGGACGCCCTCAAGGGCGACGGCGGCAACTCCTGGGGCAACCAGATGCGTTCGTACGTGCTGCACCCGTACCAGATGGTCAAGGACCTGCGCACGGAGCACGAGGTCGGCAACCCGGAGTCCGTGTTCAACGGCGAGATCGACGGTTTCCTGGAGGCCGGAATTCGCTGGCGCAAGCAGCAGGAGAAGTAA